One Nostoc sp. UHCC 0302 DNA window includes the following coding sequences:
- a CDS encoding glycogen debranching N-terminal domain-containing protein, which produces MPTKVIVNSGLITINDGSSFLVTASDGSIDENLPQGFFVWDTRLISYYEISVNRYRLSLLASSNITHHNALYQFTNPPLPIINGTLPAGSLLVTVGRDIVEGMHEDIDITNYYNEDVKFQLMLAVRSDFADIFDVKSQQILTRGETQTKWENGVLTTEYCNGSFLRGIVIEPICGNSEPRYANGRLMFDVVIAPGKTWHTCVNFTALADGNIFKPQSTCAVPHNTKAGKVRDEFLMNATKLRSSNAEIAEYYQQAIADMGALRIEVDDNGHQFWMPAAGIPWFVAVFGRDSIIASLQAIAVYHEFARGTLVKLAQLQATELDDWHDAQPGKMLHEMRRDELTTLNLLPYHPYYGTVDTTILWIVTLAEAYNWNADVSMLDECRAPLEKALNWIDKYGDFDGDGFVEYLTHSSKGLRNQGWKDSGDAIVYPDGQLAEPPIALCEVQGYVYDAWLRAALIYEVWGEKEQAKKLRQKAEELYQRFNDRFWMDSVGFYCLGLDDKKQQIQSIASNPGHLLWSGIVPQERAKKLVNRLFQPDMWCGWGVRTLSSENQAYNPISYQRGSVWPHDNSIIAAGLKRYGYHQEANRIAEGIFAAASYFQAGRMPELFAGIERQDNNFPVPYPDANIPQAWAAGSIFLLIRTILGLKADASKQQLKVQPNLPDCLPDLELTNLSVGDATVGLRFWRDGEQTQWEVTHLDGELEIST; this is translated from the coding sequence ATGCCTACAAAAGTTATTGTCAATTCGGGTTTGATAACCATTAACGATGGTTCCTCTTTTTTAGTAACGGCTAGTGATGGTTCTATCGACGAAAATTTACCTCAAGGTTTTTTTGTTTGGGACACACGGCTAATTTCTTATTACGAAATTTCGGTGAATCGCTACCGACTTTCGCTGCTAGCCTCTAGCAATATCACCCATCATAATGCACTTTACCAATTTACCAACCCGCCACTTCCTATTATCAATGGCACTCTACCTGCTGGTAGTTTACTTGTAACCGTTGGGCGCGACATTGTAGAAGGTATGCATGAAGATATTGATATAACTAACTATTATAATGAAGATGTTAAGTTTCAATTAATGCTAGCTGTGCGTTCTGATTTTGCGGATATTTTTGATGTCAAATCACAGCAAATATTGACGCGAGGTGAGACACAAACCAAATGGGAAAATGGTGTACTCACTACTGAATATTGCAACGGCTCATTCTTGCGAGGTATTGTGATTGAGCCAATTTGTGGTAATTCTGAGCCACGCTATGCCAATGGTCGTTTAATGTTTGATGTGGTCATCGCTCCTGGAAAAACATGGCACACTTGTGTTAATTTTACAGCCTTAGCCGATGGAAATATCTTCAAACCTCAAAGCACCTGCGCTGTGCCTCACAATACAAAAGCGGGAAAGGTTAGGGATGAATTTCTGATGAATGCGACAAAGTTGCGCTCGTCTAATGCTGAAATTGCCGAATACTATCAGCAAGCGATCGCAGATATGGGAGCGTTGCGGATTGAGGTGGATGATAATGGACATCAATTTTGGATGCCTGCTGCTGGTATTCCCTGGTTTGTTGCTGTTTTTGGACGTGACTCAATAATTGCGAGCTTGCAAGCGATCGCAGTTTATCATGAATTTGCCCGTGGCACGTTAGTGAAACTGGCTCAACTCCAAGCTACTGAGTTGGATGATTGGCACGATGCCCAACCGGGCAAAATGCTGCACGAAATGCGGCGCGATGAGTTAACTACATTAAACCTACTTCCATATCATCCCTACTACGGAACAGTAGATACTACCATCCTGTGGATTGTTACTTTAGCTGAAGCCTATAACTGGAACGCTGATGTCAGTATGCTTGATGAGTGTCGAGCGCCACTGGAAAAAGCCCTAAATTGGATTGACAAATACGGCGATTTTGACGGGGATGGCTTTGTTGAGTATTTAACTCATTCATCAAAAGGATTACGCAATCAAGGTTGGAAAGATTCGGGTGACGCAATAGTTTACCCCGATGGGCAGTTAGCTGAGCCGCCAATCGCTTTGTGTGAAGTCCAAGGCTACGTTTATGATGCGTGGCTGAGGGCAGCTTTAATTTATGAAGTGTGGGGCGAAAAAGAGCAAGCTAAAAAGCTGCGTCAAAAAGCCGAAGAACTTTATCAACGATTTAACGATCGCTTTTGGATGGATTCAGTTGGCTTTTATTGTTTAGGATTAGACGATAAAAAGCAGCAAATTCAATCAATTGCCTCAAATCCTGGTCATCTGCTCTGGTCTGGTATTGTCCCACAGGAACGAGCAAAAAAACTTGTTAACCGACTTTTTCAACCAGATATGTGGTGTGGTTGGGGTGTACGGACTCTTTCATCTGAAAATCAGGCATATAACCCAATTAGTTATCAACGGGGTAGTGTTTGGCCTCACGATAACTCTATTATTGCCGCCGGATTAAAGCGATATGGCTATCACCAAGAAGCTAATCGCATTGCTGAGGGTATCTTTGCTGCTGCTAGTTATTTTCAAGCTGGGCGAATGCCAGAATTGTTTGCAGGAATTGAACGTCAAGATAATAACTTTCCCGTACCTTATCCAGACGCTAATATACCTCAAGCTTGGGCTGCTGGTTCAATTTTTTTACTTATTCGTACTATTTTAGGACTCAAAGCTGATGCTTCAAAACAACAGTTAAAAGTACAGCCGAATCTACCAGATTGCTTACCCGATTTAGAACTCACAAATTTGTCTGTAGGAGACGCTACGGTGGGATTGCGCTTTTGGCGCGATGGCGAACAAACTCAATGGGAAGTTACCCATCTCGATGGTGAATTAGAAATTTCTACATAA
- a CDS encoding cation diffusion facilitator family transporter, which translates to MATDSSNKTIYAAMGANLAIAITKFIAASITGSSAMISEGIHSVVDTGDQLVLLLGIRRSQKPANDRHPFGYGLELYFWTFIVAILIFALGGGMSIYEGITHLIHPSPLENPMWNYIVLGIAILLESYSWTVALKEFLPTKGKQNFWQAIKNSKDPTVFTVLFEDTAAILGLFVALIGIFLGHLFNNVYFDGIASIIIGIILAVVAVVLARESKGLLVGESADPQTIANIRSLSKTEPGVKEVIRVLTMQLAPKEVLLNLEIQFYNNLTGEEIALTVESLEAKITQKHPEIKQIFIEAKSLAAARKTSQTSQ; encoded by the coding sequence ATGGCAACTGATTCATCTAATAAAACTATATATGCGGCGATGGGGGCTAACTTAGCGATCGCTATTACTAAATTTATCGCCGCCTCTATTACTGGCAGTTCCGCTATGATATCTGAAGGGATTCATTCAGTGGTAGATACTGGCGATCAACTGGTACTTTTGCTGGGAATTCGGAGAAGCCAAAAGCCAGCAAATGATCGCCATCCCTTTGGTTACGGTCTAGAACTTTATTTCTGGACTTTTATCGTTGCTATCCTCATCTTTGCCCTTGGCGGTGGGATGTCAATTTATGAAGGAATCACTCATTTAATTCATCCCAGCCCTTTAGAAAACCCAATGTGGAATTATATTGTATTAGGTATTGCAATATTATTGGAGAGTTATTCTTGGACTGTAGCTTTAAAAGAGTTTTTGCCAACTAAGGGTAAACAAAATTTCTGGCAAGCAATTAAAAACAGTAAAGACCCCACAGTATTTACAGTATTATTTGAGGATACTGCCGCAATTTTAGGCTTATTCGTGGCCTTAATCGGAATCTTCTTAGGACATTTATTTAATAATGTTTATTTTGATGGCATTGCTTCGATTATTATTGGCATTATCTTAGCTGTTGTAGCAGTAGTGCTAGCGAGAGAAAGTAAAGGATTATTAGTTGGTGAAAGTGCCGATCCTCAAACCATCGCCAATATCCGTTCTTTATCAAAAACAGAACCAGGAGTGAAAGAGGTTATCCGGGTGCTAACAATGCAACTTGCTCCCAAAGAAGTATTACTCAACTTAGAAATTCAATTTTATAACAATCTTACAGGTGAGGAAATAGCCTTAACTGTAGAAAGTTTAGAAGCAAAAATTACCCAAAAGCATCCTGAGATTAAACAAATTTTTATTGAAGCTAAATCCTTAGCTGCTGCTCGAAAAACGTCTCAAACTTCTCAATAA
- a CDS encoding glycoside hydrolase family 15 protein, with protein MIKILGQGQAFGSPGIAPRWTHANKDGVGTAYSTSSNIWFTIWNGVVTEVYHPTVDKPQVRDLQYLISDGKNFFHEEKRHLESKVEPMWTHGLGYRITNSDPQGRYAVIKEVIADPHLSCILQRTKLTGNSDFISQLQLYALCAPHLEVGGRGNNGYAVQVAGHRILTAEKQGTWLALGATIPFTRLSCGYVGESDGWTDLADNFQMDWEFDSAVDGNLALTGELNLDSTKEFTLGLAFGTNLHNAISTLFQSLNIPFEQQKQLYNEQWKRCLTTSRSASTRNGIHSLENVSYDDGKLYHNSVSLLLAHEDKTYPGALIASMAIPWGEAKDDQDQGGYHLVWTRDMVSSVSGLVAAGETDTAVRSLIYLATSQQEDGGFPQNFWVDGKPYWTGIQLDEVAFPILLAWLLHQQKTCLNFDIYPMILRAAGYLIRHGPATQQERWEENSGYSPSTLASNIAALICAAQFVRERGDEATAKFIEEYADFLESHIEAWTVTTEGTLVSGIKRHYIRITPTDINNPQPNENPNQGTLFISSQPPDEPSEFPAKEIVDGGFLQLVRYGIRKPDDPIIVDSVKVIDAVLKVDTPAGPCWHRYNHDGYGQQEDGSPYTGYGKGRAWPLLTGERGHYELAIGGDVKTYIKAMEGFASDTCLLPEQVWDEADMPETHLYLGKPTGSAMPLMWAHSEYIKMLRSNHDGQVFDLIPQVANRYLGERQECKSFEMWKFNRQIEKVKKGYTLRIHALASFQLHWSDDNWQTVKNTPATSTKIGVSFADISISDNQEQPINFTFFWIESSKWEGHNYTVKIA; from the coding sequence ATGATAAAAATTCTTGGTCAAGGGCAGGCTTTTGGCTCACCGGGTATCGCTCCTCGATGGACTCATGCTAATAAAGATGGAGTCGGAACAGCTTACTCTACCTCTAGTAACATTTGGTTTACTATTTGGAATGGTGTTGTCACTGAAGTCTACCATCCCACAGTAGATAAACCCCAAGTTCGGGATTTACAGTATCTAATTTCTGATGGAAAAAACTTTTTTCACGAAGAGAAACGCCATCTCGAATCAAAAGTTGAACCGATGTGGACTCATGGTTTAGGATATCGCATCACTAATTCCGATCCACAAGGGCGTTATGCTGTAATCAAAGAAGTGATTGCTGACCCGCATTTATCCTGTATTTTACAACGCACAAAGTTAACAGGAAATAGCGATTTTATTTCCCAACTCCAGCTATATGCTTTGTGTGCGCCGCATCTGGAAGTTGGAGGTAGAGGTAATAATGGTTACGCTGTACAAGTTGCTGGACATCGTATTCTCACAGCCGAGAAACAAGGAACATGGTTAGCGCTGGGTGCAACAATTCCCTTTACCCGTCTTTCTTGTGGCTACGTCGGTGAAAGTGATGGCTGGACAGATTTAGCTGATAATTTTCAGATGGATTGGGAGTTTGACAGTGCTGTAGATGGCAACCTGGCGTTAACTGGAGAACTAAATTTAGACAGCACTAAAGAGTTTACTTTAGGATTAGCATTTGGCACAAATCTGCACAACGCAATTTCTACACTGTTTCAGTCACTCAATATTCCTTTTGAACAGCAGAAACAGCTATATAACGAACAGTGGAAGCGATGTCTAACGACAAGCCGCTCCGCGTCTACGCGCAACGGCATCCACTCATTAGAAAATGTTTCATACGATGATGGGAAGTTGTATCACAACAGCGTTAGTCTGTTGTTGGCACATGAAGACAAAACTTATCCCGGTGCTTTAATTGCATCTATGGCTATCCCTTGGGGTGAAGCCAAAGACGACCAAGATCAAGGAGGATATCACCTTGTCTGGACGCGGGATATGGTTAGCAGTGTATCAGGTTTAGTGGCTGCTGGGGAAACAGATACAGCAGTGCGATCGCTAATTTATCTCGCCACGAGTCAGCAGGAAGATGGTGGTTTTCCCCAAAATTTCTGGGTTGATGGTAAACCTTATTGGACAGGTATCCAGCTTGATGAGGTGGCATTTCCCATTCTGTTAGCATGGCTATTGCACCAGCAAAAAACTTGTTTAAACTTTGATATTTATCCGATGATTTTACGGGCGGCAGGTTATTTAATTCGTCACGGCCCAGCTACCCAACAAGAACGCTGGGAAGAAAATAGCGGTTATTCACCATCAACATTAGCATCTAATATTGCCGCCTTAATTTGTGCTGCTCAATTTGTTCGTGAACGTGGGGATGAAGCAACAGCAAAGTTTATCGAAGAATACGCTGATTTTTTAGAATCTCATATCGAAGCTTGGACAGTTACTACTGAAGGAACTTTAGTTTCTGGCATCAAACGCCATTACATTCGCATTACTCCTACAGATATAAATAATCCTCAACCCAACGAAAATCCTAACCAAGGAACTCTTTTTATTAGCAGTCAACCACCTGATGAACCGTCAGAATTTCCCGCTAAGGAAATTGTTGATGGTGGGTTTTTACAATTAGTACGCTATGGAATTCGCAAACCTGATGACCCGATTATTGTTGATTCTGTCAAAGTAATTGATGCAGTTTTAAAAGTTGATACACCTGCTGGGCCTTGTTGGCATCGTTACAACCACGACGGCTACGGCCAGCAAGAAGACGGCAGTCCTTATACTGGTTATGGTAAGGGACGCGCTTGGCCTCTCTTGACAGGAGAACGGGGACATTATGAGTTAGCTATTGGCGGCGATGTCAAAACATATATCAAGGCGATGGAAGGATTTGCTTCAGATACTTGTTTACTACCCGAACAGGTTTGGGATGAAGCAGATATGCCTGAAACCCATCTGTATTTAGGAAAACCAACAGGTTCTGCAATGCCTTTGATGTGGGCGCACTCAGAGTATATCAAGATGTTGCGGTCAAATCATGATGGTCAGGTATTTGATTTAATTCCACAGGTGGCGAATCGATATCTAGGCGAAAGACAAGAGTGTAAATCATTTGAAATGTGGAAGTTTAACCGACAAATAGAGAAAGTTAAAAAAGGTTATACATTGCGAATTCACGCTTTAGCATCTTTTCAATTGCACTGGTCAGATGATAATTGGCAAACTGTCAAAAATACACCTGCTACTTCTACAAAGATAGGAGTTAGCTTTGCAGATATTTCTATTTCTGATAATCAGGAACAGCCAATCAACTTTACCTTTTTCTGGATTGAAAGCAGCAAATGGGAAGGACACAATTATACGGTTAAAATTGCGTAA
- a CDS encoding cupin domain-containing protein produces the protein MQNNSSPKPTIEYWHVWTDNDGISHQSRCQIEDFIEKGIAPDTSPQWLSNLKQSGATITFTVLPVGWVGNWHENPKPQWIIPLSGRWFVETMDGQRVEMGEGEISFGEDQGTKTDAQGHKGHLSGTVGDAPAVLIMVQFEKTPTVNQSCRFR, from the coding sequence ATGCAGAATAACTCATCACCCAAACCAACAATTGAATATTGGCACGTCTGGACTGACAACGACGGTATAAGTCACCAATCCCGTTGTCAAATTGAAGACTTCATAGAAAAAGGCATAGCCCCGGATACCTCACCGCAGTGGCTTTCTAATTTGAAGCAGTCCGGTGCTACAATCACCTTTACTGTGCTACCCGTAGGATGGGTTGGTAACTGGCATGAGAACCCTAAACCCCAGTGGATCATACCTTTGTCGGGACGCTGGTTTGTGGAGACTATGGACGGTCAGCGAGTCGAGATGGGGGAAGGCGAAATTTCCTTTGGAGAAGATCAGGGTACGAAAACAGACGCGCAAGGTCATAAAGGTCACTTATCTGGAACAGTAGGCGATGCGCCAGCTGTTTTAATAATGGTGCAATTTGAAAAGACTCCGACTGTAAACCAATCTTGTCGATTTAGGTAA
- a CDS encoding DUF3134 domain-containing protein, with the protein MLTSPLREEPRNQRAAVIPSSNEFVLLEWLKSNGRLIKREPQESQYLNEVEEISEMIDLDDIPYDHDDDDVEMDLEA; encoded by the coding sequence ATGCTTACAAGTCCTTTGCGCGAAGAGCCTCGGAACCAGCGAGCTGCTGTAATTCCTTCAAGTAATGAGTTTGTGCTTTTGGAATGGCTCAAATCGAATGGCCGCCTCATCAAGCGTGAACCTCAAGAATCTCAGTATCTTAATGAAGTAGAAGAAATCTCAGAAATGATAGATTTGGATGATATCCCTTATGATCATGACGATGACGACGTTGAAATGGATTTGGAAGCATAG
- the rpsU gene encoding 30S ribosomal protein S21 — MTQVIVGDNEHIESALRRFKREVSKAGIFPDMKKHRHFETPLEKHKRKEVARHRQRKRNSRR; from the coding sequence ATGACTCAAGTAATAGTGGGCGACAATGAACACATTGAGTCTGCCTTACGTCGATTTAAACGAGAAGTTTCCAAAGCCGGAATTTTTCCAGATATGAAGAAGCATCGTCATTTTGAAACGCCACTAGAAAAGCACAAGCGCAAAGAAGTTGCTAGACACAGGCAACGTAAGAGAAATTCCCGTCGCTAA
- a CDS encoding RNA-binding protein — protein MSLYVGNLSYEVTQDSLTAVFAEYGSVKQVKLPTDRETGQLRGFAFVEMGTEAEETAAIEALDGAEWMGRDLKVNKARPKEDRGSFGGNRGGYSGGGGRNRY, from the coding sequence ATGTCATTGTATGTAGGCAACCTCTCTTATGAGGTTACACAAGATAGTCTAACTGCTGTGTTTGCAGAATATGGTTCGGTAAAGCAGGTTAAACTTCCTACCGATCGGGAAACCGGACAGTTGCGCGGCTTTGCTTTTGTAGAAATGGGTACAGAGGCTGAAGAAACCGCTGCAATTGAAGCTCTAGACGGTGCTGAGTGGATGGGACGTGATTTGAAAGTAAATAAAGCTAGACCCAAGGAAGACAGAGGTTCGTTTGGTGGTAACCGGGGGGGATATTCAGGTGGCGGTGGACGTAACCGTTACTAA